Part of the Sphingobium lignivorans genome is shown below.
GGCGGATATTCCCGAGTGGCAGGATGGGCTGGCGCCGGACCCACGCCGCCCAATCACGCTCGACCAGCTCCTGCGCATGGCATCGGGCCTCTACAGCGGCACCGCCGGCAATCGGACCGACGCCGTCTATTTCGGCGGAACGGCCGTGACCGAAGAGACGGTCGGCCTGCCGCTCGAAGCGGCGCCGGGCACGCGCTTCCGTTATGCGAACAACGACATCATGCTCGCCATGCGCGCCCTGCGCGCCACGCTGGGCGAGGAGCGCTACCGGGATTTTCCGGCGACAGCCTTGTTCGAGCCGCTCGGCATGCGCCACAGCGTCGCCGAGACCGACTGGCGAGGCAATTTCATCTCCACCAGCCAGATGTGGACAAGCGCGCGCGATCTGGCGCGCTTCGGCCTCCTGTATCTCGATGATGGCGTCTGGAACGGCCGGCGCCTGCTGCCGGAGGGCTGGGTGTCTTATGTCACGATGCCGGCCGGCCCGCAGCCCGAGGGGGCGTTCGGTTATGGCGCGACCTTCTGGCTGCTCAACAGCTCGCCCGGCGTCCCGGCCGATACTTATGCGGCCTTCGGAAATCGCGGGCAGTATGTCGTGATCGTGCCGAGCCGCCGCATCGTGATCGTTCGCCGGGGCGAGGACCCTGCCGGCGCGCCTTTCGATGTTGCCCGTTTCACCGCCGATGTGCTCGCCGCCGTCCGGTAAGCGACGACACCGGAAGGCCCGGTGAGCCGCTTCACGCATTTCGCCGCGATCGACTGGTCGGGCGCGGTGGGTCCACGCCAGCGCGGCATCGCCGTGGCAATGTGCGCGGCCGGCACGGACGCACCCGTGCTGGTCCGCCCGGGCCATGTCTGGTCGCGGCAGGAAGTGCTCGACTGGATGATCGGGGAGATGCCGCCCGGCACGCTGGTCGGGCTGGACCTGGGGCCATCGCTGCCGTTCATGGATCGGGGTGCCTTCTTCCCGCAATGGGCGGACAGTCCGGCCGATGCCCGTGCGCTCTGGGCGCTGGTCGACCGCATCTGCGCGGATGATCTCCATCTTTCGGCAGCCAGTTTCGTCGATCATCCCGATGCCTGCCGCCATTTCCGCCGTCATGGCGGGCGTGAAGGCGATCTGTTCGGCGGGGGGCGCGGAAGGATGCGTGTCACCGAGATTGCCCAGCAGGCTCAGGGCCTCAATCCATACAGCAATCTCAATCTGGTGGGCGCCGCCCAGGTGGGGAAATCCAGCCTCACCGGCATGCGCCTGCTCCATCGCGCGCAGGGGCACCTGCCGGTCTGGCCGTTCGATCCCGATCCGGGCGCGGGCAGCCTCATCGTTGAGATCTATACCAGCCTCGCCGCGCTGGCCGCGGGCAAGCGCAAGGGCCAGACCAAGATCCTGGATCCCGACGAACTGGACATCCGCCTCGCCCGCTTCGCCAGCGCGCCTCATTTGCCGCTTCCCGGCCGCTATACCGATCATGCAACCGACGCGCTGCTCACCGCTGCCTGGCTGCGCCATGTCCATGCGCAGCCGGCACTATGGGCGCCGACGGGCATGACGCAGGAGGTCGCGCGAACCGAGGGCTGGACGTTCGGGGTTCTCTGAGCCGTTCCCGCCTTCGGCGCCCCGTCGGAACGCGCCCCATCGGCCGGCCCGGGCTGTCTTTCACATTGACCCCAACCCGGCTGCCCCTTAGAGCCCCTTCGGTTTCGATAATCGGAACCAGCGCTTCATGGCCCTGTTCGGCTGTCTTTTCTCCTCCGGGAGAAGAGCCCGGGGCAAGGCCAATTGCCGGATTAGCACAGTGGTAGTGCAGCGGTTTTGTAAACCGAAGGTCGGGGGTTCGAATCCCTCATCCGGCACCAGAAATCCACTACAACCACCACCATTTAGATGTTTGATCTCCCAGTGTGATGGTACGATTGACGAAGTCACGCAAGCTTCCGTCGTTGCATTGATGCTCTCCGTTCGAGGAAAACGCCTTGTCTCGGTGTCTTCCAAACCGTCGCAGGCCAAATTTTTAAATCGAGCTCGGCTGATTCCCAGATGCGCGCAATCAAAAGGCAATCGCGGCGGCCCAACTCTCGTTTCCCCGTTTGTTTCCTTCGTGCCATTCGCTATTGCAGGCTTAAATGCGATCGAGCCCAGAATATCCCTACCCGTTAAGGATCGCGAGGCGCTGGCTGAAACTCTCCATCCATGCGGACGCTTTTCGTTCCAATCCTCCTGCTTACCTGACGGCCCTATGGTGGCGTCTTTGTCGCAAGAAAGTACGTTCGCGCAGCCAGTTGGCTCCGTTGCTCGGCACTTCAAGAAGAGCCTACGATGCGTGGGTGCTCCGGAAAGAAAAACCCAACCCTCCCGATCATCTTCGTGGAACGGCACCCTCCATACTGGCGCTGGTCGAAGGCGGAGCAGATCAGGCACTTGTGGAGGAAACTTTACGGAATCTGGCTTCCGAAGGTTTGCCGGCTCTAGTGATCGGCTCGGAGAATACGCCTACCCTTTCCGAGGCGATCCAGAAGATCGACTGGAGTGTCGCGCCCTGGCTGATGCCGATTGCGGCTGGTGATAAACTCGCCGCAAGCGCCGCAAGCGCCTACCGAGCCGCGATCGCCGGGACGGAATCACGGCTGGTATATGCCGATGACGATCTTCTGACCCGAAAGGGCCGGCGTTCTGCGCCGCATTTCAAGCCCGACTGGAACAGCGAGCTGTTCTGCCATTTCGACTATCTTTCGGGCACGTGTGTGCTGCGTGCATCTCGTGACGAGTTGGAAGCGATTGCAGGGGCGAACGACTGGATGCGCCAACTGGTGCTTCAGGCGATGGGAAAGGAGGCGCCGCTGCATGTTCGCAAGATACTGCATCACAGGAACAAGCGTCCGCGTCCGCATGTGCCCCCGGCTCCTGCAGTTCTGTCACGGGACCTGCCGCCCGTCACCGTCATTGTTCCCACGCGCAACCGAGCGGATCTGCTGAAAACCTGCATCGCAGGCATCGCGCGCACGGACTATCCGGACGTGGACGTGATCATCGTGGACAATGACAGCGACGATCCGGAAACCCTGTCTTTTCTCGCCAGTCTCGATCCGGCGCGCCACCGGGTGATACGCCACCCCGGCGCGTTCAATTATTCGGCGATCAATAATCGTGCCGTGGAGCAGGCGCGCACCCAGCTTCTATGCCTGCTGAACAATGACATCGAAGTGATCGAGCCGGGCTGGCTGGCGACACTGGCGGTTCAGGCCATGCGCGAGGATGTCGGGGCGGTGGGAGCCCGTCTGCTGTATCCGGATGGTCGGATACAGCATGCAGGCGTCGTGATCGGCATGGGCAATGCAGCCGGACATGCCCATCGCTTCCTGCGTCCCGAGGAAGAGGGTTACTTCCATCGCCACGCGCTGCCCCAGTTCGCCTCGGCAGTGACTGCGGCGTGCCTTGTCCTGAAGCGAGAGCGATTTCTGGCTGTGGGCGGGCTCGACGAGCGGCTTTTCCCGGTCGCCTTCAATGATGTGGACCTCTGCATGCGCCTCAATCAGCGGGGCTGGCACTCTTTTTATGAGCCTCGTGCGACGCTGATCCACCATGAATCGGTTTCACGCGGGTTTGACCGCGACCCTGTCGGCGCGGCGCGATTCGCCGGGGAACTGGCCGCGCTCAAACAGCGATGGGGTACTGACACGGCAGTCGATCCCTTTCATCATCCGCAGCTCAGCCGCGCGAGTGAGCTTTTTGTCGTGGACCTTTAAAAACATTATGTTGGTCGAACCAGAAACCAGGTCCGTTGGCCGAATTGCGTTGCCGGAAGTAACCCTGTGCGCGGTCACGTCAGTTAATATTGCGGCGACTATTCAATCGTTGGAGAGGAGCCTGGGCGAAATTGACTTCGGGGCCTGCAAGCTGTTCACCAATAGACCGGTTTCGATCGATCCTCGGAAAATTACGGTTGTTCCGATATCACGACTGGAATCGTCAGCCGCTTATTCCGATTTCCTCCTTTCGGGCCTGGCGGACCATGTGGAAACCTCCCACTGCCTGGTAACTCAGTGGGACGGGCATGTGATCGCCCCGCATTTATGGCGTCCTGAATTTCTCGCTTATGATTACATAGGAGCCAGCTGGCCCCAGTTCGACGATGGCCATGACGTCGGGAATGGAGGCTTTTCCCTGCGCAGCAAGCGTCTGATGGAAGCCTGCAGGGAGCCGCAGTTCAGGAAGTCCCACCCGGAAGACATCGCCATCGGGCGAGTGAATCGCACCTGGCTTGAAGGCAAGGGGATGCGCTTCGCGCCGCGGGCGCTCGCCGATCTGTTCGCGGTTGAACGGGCAGGAGAACTCGGGAGCAGCTTCGGTTATCATGGCGTGTGGCACATGCCCCGCGCGATTGGTGTCGAGGCTTTCTGGTCCCTGTATCGGGGCCTCGATGATCGCGGCACGATCAAGCACGATTTTGCGCGTATCCTGGGGGAAGTGGGGCGCGGCGCCGGGGGCCTCCCGCGCGCGATCAGAATGATTTTGGACCATGTCGCAGATCGGCTAAGGGGAAGTGGCCGTGATGACGCCCATGCCGGCCCGGCAGAAAGGCCTGATGAATTGTGATGAATCCTCTTCCCGGTGTGCCGCTGGTCGAATCGCCCTTGTTTCCCAAGCTTAAGGATTCGCTGGGATTAACGACAGAAGAGGAAAGGATCGCGACCGGCCTCCATGAAAATGGCTATGCCGTGCTGGACTTCCCGGATGCCGACCTTCACGCGCGAATTGAACGGATCAAGCATAACCTGGGGCCGCGATACGGGATCGATTTCAACGATCCGCAAAGCGACAAGACTGTAGGCGAACGCCGCATCCAGGATGCCTGGACATTTGACGAAGATGTGCGCGCAATCGCGGCGAATGCCGCAGTGATGGACCTGCTGAGCAAACTTTATGGCCGTCGCGTTTTTCCTTTTCAAACGCTGAACTTCCCAGTGGGAACGCAGCAGGACGCCCATTCCGATTCAGTCCATTTTTCGAGCCTCCCGGAACGTTTCATGTGTGGAGTGTGGCTGGCGATGGAGGATATTGGCGCCGACGCTGGGCCGCTATTCTATTATCCCGGATCGCATCGCTGGCCGATCATGACGAACGCGATGATCGGGCGGCGAGGCTTCGGTAGCGACCTTCAGTCTGCGCAAGATCCCTATGGGCCGGCCTGGGACGCAATGCGGGACGCGTGCGATGCTCGGCAGGACATTTTTCTCGCGCGAAAAGGGCAAGCCCTGATCTGGTGCGCGAACCTGCTGCACGGGGGGACTCTCCAGACCAACCCCCATCTGACGAGATGGTCACAGGTGACTCATTATTATTTCGATGACTGCATCTATTATACCCCCGCCTTCTCCGATGAAGCATTGGGACAACTGCGGTTGCGTAACCTCGTGGGAATTGATGACGGGCAACCCCGGCTCAACCGCTACCTGGGGGAAGCACTGCCAAGGACTCCTGTGACGCCTCGTGCATCCTTTCGGCGGCGCTTAATAAAGAGGATCCGAATTTGATGAACGTGGCGGTCAGTATTTTCATCGAAGGGGGAGCATCAACGCAATGACGGAGCTCTGTGGTGAGCCCGTAAATTTGGACAGAGTGCTAGGCGTTAGTCCTGGCATTTGACGAGTTAGATCGAGTGTGAATCTTGGGCTCGATTGTCCCGATTTCGCAGATGTAGGAGCGAGACTCTACCTCTGGCCTGTAACAATGAACCGCCCCGGGATTGTGGGAGGCCATTCGGCTTAAATTATGCGGCCGTGGGAGTGTCGTCCACCATGGCGTAGTAGCGTTTCTCCGCTTCGGCCGGTGGTATATTGCCGATGGGCGCGAGAAGCCGGCGGTTGTTGAACCAGTCCACCCATTCCAGCGTGGCGTATTCGACTGCCTCAAAGGATCGCCACGGACCTCGCCGGTGGATCACCTCGGCCTTGTAAAGGCCGTTGATCGTCTCGGCCAAAGCGTTGTCATAGCTGTCCCCTACGCTGCCCACCGATGGCTCGATCCCGGCTTCGACAAGGCGCTCGGTATACTTGATCGAGACGTACTGGCTGCCGCGGTCGCTGTGGTGGATCAGGCCACCGCGATGGACAGGACGCCGATCATGGATCGCCTGCTCGAGGGCATCCAGCACGAAGCTGGCGTGCGCCGTCCTGCTCACCCGCCAGCCCACGACATAGCGGGCATAGACGTCGATCACGAAGGCCACGTAGACGAACCCCGACCACGTCGCGACGTAAGTGAAGTCCGAGACCCACAGCATGTTCGGCGCCGGCGCATGGAACTGCCGGTTCACCTGATCGAGCGGGCAAGGCGCGGCCTTGTCGCTCATCGTCGTGCGCACCGGCTTACCGCGGATCACGCCCTGCAAGCCAAGATCGCGCATCAGCCGTTCCACCGTGCATCGGGCGATATCGAAGCCTTCGCGCCGCATCTGTCGCCACACCTTCCGCACGTCGTAGACGCCGAAGTTCTCGGTGAAGACGCGCACCACCTCCGGCTTCAACATCTGATCACGCTGAGCACGTGGAGATAGCCGCGAGGGATCGCGCCGCTGCGCCAGGTGCTCATGGTAGGTGGATGGGGCGATCGGCAGAACCCGGCAGATCGGCTCGACCCCATAATCACCGCGATGCTCGTCGATAAACGCGATCATCGCTTGAACGGGCGGTCGAGCTCCGCCTGGGCAAAATATGCGGAGGCCTTGCGCAGGATCTCGTTGGCCTGGCGCAGCTCGCGGTTCTCGCGCTCCAGCGCCTTGAGCTTGTCAGCCACCTCGGTGGGCACGCCGGCTCGCTTGCCGCTGTTCACCTCGGCCTTTTTCACCCACTCCAGCAGCGTGTGCCCCGAACAGCCAATCTTCTCGGCAATGGATGTGATCGCCGCCCAGCGGGACGGATGGTCGCCTTCGTGATCCAGCACCATGCGGACCGCCCGTTCACGAACCTCCGGTGCAAACTTGTTCGTCGTCTTGCTCATCGTAGACCCTTCCTCTCAGGAGTTCGGGCCTCCGGCAATCCCGGGGCGGTTCACTCGGCGCATCTGGGGTGCAGACGCAAAGTCTGCGAGATAATCTGTATCGCCGCCCTCAACGCTATGATCCGCAAACGACACCTATCGCACGCGCATAAGCATCAATAGCTGCCCAATCACCCCTTCTGCGCGCGGACGAGGTCCAGCACGGACTGGGCATGCTCATGGCGGCAGATCAGCAGGTCGGGCAGATAGACGTCGCGCTGATTGTAGATGAGCGGTGATCCATCGATCCGGGAACAATGGAGCCCATGGGCCAGCGCAACCGCAGCCGGAGCGCAGCTGTCCCACTCATATTGCCCGCCCGAATGCAGGTAGATGTCCGCCTCGCCGCGCACCACGGCCATGGCCTTGGCGCCGGCCGATCCCATGGGCACCAGCTGCGCGCCGAGCGCGCTGGCGACTGCGACCGCTTCCGCAGCGGGCCGGGTTCGGCTGACCAGCATGCGCAAGGTCTTGGGCGGCGGCGGCACTGGCGCGGGCCGGTCCGTGCGCAGGATTTCGCCCAGGCCCGGAAGCGCGACAGCGCCGATGGCGGGCTGCCCGTCAATGGCCAGCGCGACATGAACCGCCCAGTCGGTCCGCTCTTCGCCATATTCGCGCGTGCCGTCGACCGGATCGATGATCCACACACGGGATTTCTCCAGGCGCTCCAGCGTATCCTTCGCTTCTTCGGACAGCAGGCCGTCATCGGGCCGCTGCGCGCGGATGGCATGGCAGAGGAACGCGTTGGCGGTCTGGTCACCGGCCTTGCCGAGCGCCTTGCCTTCGAACAGGCCGGAAGCGCGCACCTCCAGCAGCAACCGGCCCGCGACTTCGGCGAGCTGTGCCGCCAGTTCCGCGTCGCTCAATGCCATCCGAGCAGCCTCTCGATGATCTCGTCGGCCGCCTGCTCAGGCGTGATCGCGGTCGTGTCTATGCGTATCTCGGCCGCCTCGGGCGCTTCATAGGGGCTGTCGATCCCCGTGAAGTTCTTGAGCTCGCCGGCGCGCGCCTTGCGATAGAGGCCCTTCACGTCCCGTCGCTCGGCCTCGGCCAGTGGCGTGTCGATGAAGATCTCGAGGAACTCGCCGTCCGGGATCATCGCCCGCACCATTTCCCGCTCTGCGCGGAACGGGGAGATGAAGGCGGTGATCACGATCAACCCGGCATCGGTCATGAGCTTCGCAACCTCACCGACCCGGCGGATATTCTCGATCCGGTCCGCTTCGGTAAAGCCCAGGTCCTTGTTGAGCCCATGGCGCACATTGTCGCCGTCGAGCAGGAAGGTATGCCGGTTCATCCGGTGCAGCTTCTTCTCGACAATGTTCGCGATGGTCGATTTGCCCGAGCCGGAGAGGCCGGTGAACCACAGCACGGCCGGCTTCTGGTTCTTGAGGCCGGCATGCATCTCCCGCGTGATGTCCACGGCCTGCCAGTGGACATTCTGGGCCCGGCGCAGCGAGAAATGCAGCATGCCTGCGGCGACCGTCGCGTTGCTGATCTTGTCGACGAGGATGAAACCGCCCAACGTCCGGTTCTCGGCATAAGGCTCGAATACGACCGGCCTGTCGGTCGCCAGTTCCGCGACGCCGATGGCATTGAGATCGAGCGTCTTGGCCGCCAGATGCTCCATCGTGTTGACGTTGATCTCATATTTGGGCGCCTGCACCGTCGCGGAGACCATCTGCGTGCCGAGCTTGAGCCAGTAGGCCCGGCCCGGCTTGAGCGCCTCGTCGGCCATCCAGACGATCGTCGCTTCGAACTGGTCCGCGACCTGCGACGGATTGTCGGCGGCCGCAATGACATCGCCCCGCGAGCAGTCGATCTCGTCGGCCAGGCACAGCGTGACGGACTGGCCGGCAACGGCCTCGTCCAGATCGCCATCCAGCGTGACGATGCGGCTCACGCTGCTCGTCTTGCCGGATGGCAGCACGCGGATCGCATCGCCCGGCTTCACAGTCCCGCTCGCGATCAGCCCGGAGAAACCCCGGAAATCGAGATTGGGGCGATTGACCCACTGCACCGGCAAACGCAGCGGCTTTGCCTGATCGGCGCTGTTGTCTACCTCCACGCTTTCGAGATGGTCCATGAGGGGCGGCCCCTCATACCACGGCGTATTCGACGAGAGCGTCGTGATGTTGTCGCCCCGGAAACCCGAGATCGGGATGGCGACGAAATCGGTGATGCCGATCGATCCGGCGAAATCGCGATATTCGCTGACGATCGTCTCGAAGATGTCCCGGCTGTAGTCCACCAGGTCCATCTTGTTCACCGCCAGCACGATGTGGCGGATGCCGACCAGATTGGCGAGATAACTGTGCCGCCGTGTCTGGGTCAGCACGCCCTTGCGCGCATCGATGAGAATGACGGCGAGATCGGCGGTCGACGCGCCAGTCACCATGTTGCGGGTATATTGTTCGTGGCCGGGCGTGTCCGCGACGATGAACTTGCGCTTCTCCGTCGTGAAGAAGCGATAGGCGACATCGATGGTGATGCCCTGCTCGCGCTCGGCCGCCAGCCCGTCCACCAGCAGCGCGAAGTCGATTTCCTCGCCTTGCGTGCCGACCCGCTTGCTGTCCGCTTCCAGCGCGGTAAGCTGGTCCTCGAAGATCATCTTGCTGTCGTAGAGGAGGCGCCCGATCAGCGTCGATTTGCCGTCGTCGACGCTGCCGCAAGTGATGAAGCGCAGCAGGCTCTTGTGCTGATGCTGGCTGAGATAGGCATCGATGTCCTGCGCAATGAGCGCATCGGTCTTATAGATGGGGTCCGTCATCAGAAGTACCCCTCCTGCTTCTTCTTTTCCATGCTGGCGTCGCCACCGTCTTTGTCGATCACGCGGCCCTGCCGTTCGCTTGTCGTGGTGAGCAGCATTTCCTGAATGACTTCGCTCAGCGTTGCCGCCTCGCTCTCCACCGCGCCGGTCAACGGATAGCAGCCCAGGGTCCGGAAACGGATGGAGCGCATGACCGGCGTTTCGCCGTCCCGCAGCGGAAAGCGCTCGTCATCGACCATCAGCAGCAGGCCATCGCGCTCCACGGTCGGGCGCGGCGCGGCGAAATAGAGCGGGACGATCGGAATGCGGTTGAGCTGGATATACTGCCAGATGTCCAGTTCGGTCCAGTTGCTGATCGGGAAGACCCGGATGCTCTCGCCCTTTGCCTTGCGGGCATTGTAGAGGTTCCACAGTTCGGGCCGCTGGTTCTTGGGGTCCCAGCCATGGCTGGCCGTGCGGAAGGAGAAGATGCGCTCCTTGGCGCGGCTCTTCTCCTCGTCACGCCGCGCGCCGCCGAAGGCCACGTCGAACCCGTGAAGATTGAGCGCCTGCTTCAGACCCTCCGTCTTCCACATGTCCGTGTGCAGCGGACCATGGTCGAAGGGATTGATGCCCCGCTCCTTCGCCTCCGGATTCTGGTAGACCAGCAGTTCCATGCCGCTCTCCTTCGCCATCCGGTCGCGCAATTCGTACATGGCCTGGAACTTCCAGGTCGTATCGACATGCAGCAGCGGAAAAGGCGGCGGCGAGGGATAGAAGGCCTTGCGGGCGAGATGAAGCATCACGGCCGAATCCTTGCCCACCGAGTAGAGCATGACGGGCCGCTCCGCCTCGGCGACCACTTCGCGCATGATGTGAATGCTCTCCGCTTCGAGCCGTTCAAGGTGCGTGAGTTTCCGGGTCATTCAGCGTCCTGCATCAGGGATTGGAGGATTCGGGGCGCCTCATGGGCGAGGCAGTGCTATCCCAGACCCTACCGCAAGGCAGCATGCTTTTCCTGTATCAGGAAACAATTTGTCTATCCCACCTGGCTCCAGAGCGATCGCAGACGGTAAAGTCCGGCGATCATTCCGCCGCAGCCGGGGCCTTGCTCTTGGCTTTGGACGGTGCCTTCCCCTTGGCTGTCGTTTTCTTCGCGGCGCCTGACTTGCCGGCGCTGGACTTCGCCTTGCCCTTGCGCTTCCCGGCAGGCGCCTTGGCAGCGCGCTCGTCGATCAGCTGTGCGGCCTCCTCCAGCGTCAGCGCATCGGGCGCGACTGTTTTCGGCAGCGTCGCATTGGTGGTGCCGTCGGTCACATAGGGGCCATAGCGCCCCTCCATGAGCCGGATCTCCGCCTCCGTGCGCGGATGCGCACCGAGTATCTTGAGCGGCTCGGCCGCCTTGCGCCCGCCGCTCCCCCGGTTAGCCGCGTCGGCCAGCTTGGCGACGGCGGCGTTCATACCGGTCTCGAAGATTTCGGCCGTAGAGGCGAGCCGCGCATATTTGCCGTCATGCGCAAGATAAGGGCCATAGCGCCCGAGGCTCGCCGTGATCGGCTTGCCGGTCTCGGGATGATCGCCAATGGTGCGCGGCAACGAGAGCAGTCTGGTCGCCCAGTCCAGCGTCAGTTCGCCATTGGGCAGATCCTTGGGAATGGACGCGCGCTTTGCCTCCTTGCCGCTTCCCATCTCGACATAGGGGCCGAAGCGGCCTGACTTGCGCAAGATCGGCTCGCCGGTTTCCGGATGCGTGCCGAGCTCCTCATTGCCCCCGGCTGCATCGCCATCGGCGCCACCGGGCTGCCCGAATTTGCGGGTGTAGCGGCATTCGGGATAGTTGGAGCAGGCGATGAAGGCACCATAGCGCCCGCCCCTCAGCGACAGCCGGCCGTCGTGGCAGAGCGGGCAGAGACGCGGATCGCTGCCATCGCCTTTGTCCGGGAACAGCATGGGTGCCAGATATTCGTCCAGCGCGGCTGTGATCTCGCTCGGCTTCTGCTCCATGATCTCGGCGGTCTTGGGCTTGAAGTCCCGCCAGAAGGCTTCGAGCACCTGTTGCCACTGCGCGCGGCCACCGGAAATCTCGTCCAGCTCCTCTTCGAGGCCCGCCGTGAAATCATAGGACACATAGCGCTCGAAGAAACGCTCGAGAAATGCCGTCACCAGCCGACCGCTCTCCTCCGCGAAGAACCGGTTCTTCTCGATGCGCACATAGTCGCGGTCCTTGAGCGTCTGGATGGTCGAGGCATAAGTGGAGGGGCGACCGATCCCGAGTTCCTCCAGCCGCTTGACGAGGCTTGCCTCGCTGTAGCGCGGCGGGGGCTGCGTGAAATGCTGGTCGGCGCGCACGTCCTTCTTGGCCGGCTGATCCCCCGCCTTGAGTGCGGGCAGCAGCCTGCTTTCCTCATCCTCTCCATCGCCAGCACCTTGCCGGCCGACAGGATCGTCGCGGCCTTCTTCGTAGAGTGCCAGAAAACCCGGAAAGAGCACCACCTGCCCGGTGGCGCGCAGGACATGCTGGCCAGTGCCGTCCGTCAGTTCGACGGCGGTGCGCTCCAGTCGCGCGGACGCCATCTGGCTTGCCAGCGCACGCTTGAAGATGAGGTCGTAGAGCTTGGCATGGACGCCCGAGCCGGCGCTGTCCCGGTTGAAGTCGGTGGGCCGGATTGCTTCGTGCGCTTCCTGAGCGTTCTTCGCCTTGGTCTGGTAGTGGCGGGGCTTGTCCGGCAGATAGCCGCCATCATAGCGCTTCGCGATGGCA
Proteins encoded:
- a CDS encoding serine hydrolase domain-containing protein, which translates into the protein MTRSALRLPLLAAALASPALAQSQPAPTPHDRAIAAGYKAAMLCSAIFNGGRSEAQIEAVELRGIYPQYAAIVPTLTAEVDRASATVSVAFDDALPARRAVWRAGTGCTNMPIGAPASPGAQRHAVPPGPAPADPRPWPLGDALPRVAMPPLAPVTAAFKSDTYGAGIVTTGVIVLKGNQMIAERYAEGFGPLTAQRTWSVAKSITGTLVGIAAAQGLVDVAKPADIPEWQDGLAPDPRRPITLDQLLRMASGLYSGTAGNRTDAVYFGGTAVTEETVGLPLEAAPGTRFRYANNDIMLAMRALRATLGEERYRDFPATALFEPLGMRHSVAETDWRGNFISTSQMWTSARDLARFGLLYLDDGVWNGRRLLPEGWVSYVTMPAGPQPEGAFGYGATFWLLNSSPGVPADTYAAFGNRGQYVVIVPSRRIVIVRRGEDPAGAPFDVARFTADVLAAVR
- a CDS encoding glycosyltransferase family 2 protein, with translation MRSSPEYPYPLRIARRWLKLSIHADAFRSNPPAYLTALWWRLCRKKVRSRSQLAPLLGTSRRAYDAWVLRKEKPNPPDHLRGTAPSILALVEGGADQALVEETLRNLASEGLPALVIGSENTPTLSEAIQKIDWSVAPWLMPIAAGDKLAASAASAYRAAIAGTESRLVYADDDLLTRKGRRSAPHFKPDWNSELFCHFDYLSGTCVLRASRDELEAIAGANDWMRQLVLQAMGKEAPLHVRKILHHRNKRPRPHVPPAPAVLSRDLPPVTVIVPTRNRADLLKTCIAGIARTDYPDVDVIIVDNDSDDPETLSFLASLDPARHRVIRHPGAFNYSAINNRAVEQARTQLLCLLNNDIEVIEPGWLATLAVQAMREDVGAVGARLLYPDGRIQHAGVVIGMGNAAGHAHRFLRPEEEGYFHRHALPQFASAVTAACLVLKRERFLAVGGLDERLFPVAFNDVDLCMRLNQRGWHSFYEPRATLIHHESVSRGFDRDPVGAARFAGELAALKQRWGTDTAVDPFHHPQLSRASELFVVDL
- a CDS encoding DUF5672 family protein, whose translation is MSFLSWTFKNIMLVEPETRSVGRIALPEVTLCAVTSVNIAATIQSLERSLGEIDFGACKLFTNRPVSIDPRKITVVPISRLESSAAYSDFLLSGLADHVETSHCLVTQWDGHVIAPHLWRPEFLAYDYIGASWPQFDDGHDVGNGGFSLRSKRLMEACREPQFRKSHPEDIAIGRVNRTWLEGKGMRFAPRALADLFAVERAGELGSSFGYHGVWHMPRAIGVEAFWSLYRGLDDRGTIKHDFARILGEVGRGAGGLPRAIRMILDHVADRLRGSGRDDAHAGPAERPDEL
- a CDS encoding phytanoyl-CoA dioxygenase family protein; protein product: MNPLPGVPLVESPLFPKLKDSLGLTTEEERIATGLHENGYAVLDFPDADLHARIERIKHNLGPRYGIDFNDPQSDKTVGERRIQDAWTFDEDVRAIAANAAVMDLLSKLYGRRVFPFQTLNFPVGTQQDAHSDSVHFSSLPERFMCGVWLAMEDIGADAGPLFYYPGSHRWPIMTNAMIGRRGFGSDLQSAQDPYGPAWDAMRDACDARQDIFLARKGQALIWCANLLHGGTLQTNPHLTRWSQVTHYYFDDCIYYTPAFSDEALGQLRLRNLVGIDDGQPRLNRYLGEALPRTPVTPRASFRRRLIKRIRI
- a CDS encoding IS3 family transposase (programmed frameshift); translated protein: MSKTTNKFAPEVRERAVRMVLDHEGDHPSRWAAITSIAEKIGCSGHTLLEWVKKAEVNSGKRAGVPTEVADKLKALERENRELRQANEILRKASAYFCPGGARPPVQAMIAFIDEHRGDYGVEPICRVLPIAPSTYHEHLAQRRDPSRLSPRAQRDQMLKPEVVRVFTENFGVYDVRKVWRQMRREGFDIARCTVERLMRDLGLQGVIRGKPVRTTMSDKAAPCPLDQVNRQFHAPAPNMLWVSDFTYVATWSGFVYVAFVIDVYARYVVGWRVSRTAHASFVLDALEQAIHDRRPVHRGGLIHHSDRGSQYVSIKYTERLVEAGIEPSVGSVGDSYDNALAETINGLYKAEVIHRRGPWRSFEAVEYATLEWVDWFNNRRLLAPIGNIPPAEAEKRYYAMVDDTPTAA
- a CDS encoding 3'(2'),5'-bisphosphate nucleotidase CysQ, which translates into the protein MALSDAELAAQLAEVAGRLLLEVRASGLFEGKALGKAGDQTANAFLCHAIRAQRPDDGLLSEEAKDTLERLEKSRVWIIDPVDGTREYGEERTDWAVHVALAIDGQPAIGAVALPGLGEILRTDRPAPVPPPPKTLRMLVSRTRPAAEAVAVASALGAQLVPMGSAGAKAMAVVRGEADIYLHSGGQYEWDSCAPAAVALAHGLHCSRIDGSPLIYNQRDVYLPDLLICRHEHAQSVLDLVRAQKG
- the cysN gene encoding sulfate adenylyltransferase subunit CysN, which encodes MTDPIYKTDALIAQDIDAYLSQHQHKSLLRFITCGSVDDGKSTLIGRLLYDSKMIFEDQLTALEADSKRVGTQGEEIDFALLVDGLAAEREQGITIDVAYRFFTTEKRKFIVADTPGHEQYTRNMVTGASTADLAVILIDARKGVLTQTRRHSYLANLVGIRHIVLAVNKMDLVDYSRDIFETIVSEYRDFAGSIGITDFVAIPISGFRGDNITTLSSNTPWYEGPPLMDHLESVEVDNSADQAKPLRLPVQWVNRPNLDFRGFSGLIASGTVKPGDAIRVLPSGKTSSVSRIVTLDGDLDEAVAGQSVTLCLADEIDCSRGDVIAAADNPSQVADQFEATIVWMADEALKPGRAYWLKLGTQMVSATVQAPKYEINVNTMEHLAAKTLDLNAIGVAELATDRPVVFEPYAENRTLGGFILVDKISNATVAAGMLHFSLRRAQNVHWQAVDITREMHAGLKNQKPAVLWFTGLSGSGKSTIANIVEKKLHRMNRHTFLLDGDNVRHGLNKDLGFTEADRIENIRRVGEVAKLMTDAGLIVITAFISPFRAEREMVRAMIPDGEFLEIFIDTPLAEAERRDVKGLYRKARAGELKNFTGIDSPYEAPEAAEIRIDTTAITPEQAADEIIERLLGWH